DNA from Rhodobacteraceae bacterium M382:
GAGAGGCCGTCGGTGCCGGGAAGTTTTCGGCTGGCGCCCTGAAGGAAAGCACCTTCCTAAAGCTCGTCGCCAAGGGTGTCCCGATCCGTGCTCTTTTCAGGTTTGAAAACGTCACCAAGCCTTGGCTTGCGGCAGCTGGACTATCCAATGAGATTTCGACGCATATTGAAGAAATCATGGTTGATCCGCAAAACGCCGACCATGTCATGAAGGTCGCCAAACACGGTTTTTTGCAGGGCAGCGATGCCGACTATGACTTTGTTCGTCGCGCGATCGAACACTCCACTTCCTTTTAAGACAGCAAATACGGACGACAACGATGAAGCGTGCAAGCATCCTGGTTCAAATCGTTGGATCGCTGCTTATCGCAGCAATTGGTGTTGCCGTTGCGGTTGGACTGATTGAGCGCAGGATCGAAACCCAACGGCTCGAGGCCCAATTGACCTCACAAGCTGACCTGACGGTGTCACTGCTCAGCGGCTTGATGCTCGAAGCGATACTCGTCGAAGATACCCCGGTCCTGGAAACCGCGATGCAGGAGGCTGTCACACGAAACATCAATCTTGTTTCCATCTCCCTGCTGAACACCAGCGGGAAAGTCGTCGCTTCTGCACAAAGTCATATCGAAAGAACCCCCGAAAGTGTCGCAGAATTCAGGCGCCACATCGAGTTGGAGGGAATGAACTTTGGCACAATGATTGTCGAATGGTCGACACGCAAAGGCGAAGAAATGATCCGCCAGAATGTTACACAGGCGTTGTTGACGACCCTTGTAACCGTAGCAACACTGTCCCTGGTTTTTTTGTCTCTCACTCATGTTTTGGCCATGCGCCCGTTGCACTTGATCCACGAACGGATGTCACATGCAATTGCAGGAGCCATCCCCCCGACAAAAACGCTCCCCTGGTTCGCCTCTCATGAATTTCAGGCGTTGAACATGTCTGTTGGCGTCCTTGAAGATACATTTGCGGAAAGAGATGAGCGTGAACATGCGCTAATGTTGGCCCGCAAGACTGCTGATTCAGCAAACAGAGCGAAATCCGACTTCCTCGCCAATATGAGCCACGAAATTCGAACGCCAATGAATGGCGTCATCGGTATGGCGGAACTGATGCTTGAAACAGATCTGAATGAAGATCAGCAAATGTATGCCGAAACGATTTTCAAATCCGGCTCTGCGCTTCTCGCGATCATAAATGATATTCTCAATTTTTCCAAAATTGAGGCAGGAAAGCTCAAGCTGGAAAAGGCACCGTTCAATTTACAAACCGCCATCGAGGATGTTGTCACCCTTCTGTCCCCAAAAGGAGCTGAAAAGGGTGTTGAAATCACAATGCGCTATGACCCAACGCTTCCAATTGCCTTTCTGGGAGACGTTGGGCGCATACGTCAGATTCTGACGAATATCGCGGGGAATGCAGTGAAATTCACCCTTGAGGGATATGTCTTCATCGACGTCTCGGGGGAACAAACCGGTGAAGCCTACGACATCAAAATAAACATTGTCGATACAGGCATCGGCATCCACAAAGATATGATCCGGCAAATCTTCGGTGAATTCGAACAGGTGGAATCCACTGCTACCAGAACATTTGAGGGAACAGGTCTGGGACTCGCGATATCTACTCGTCTCACTGCGCTGATGGGCGGGAGTATTTCGGTCAAATCAGAACCCAATGTTGGCTCGGAATTTACGCTCACTCTTCCTCTGATCCCCTGTGCGATCCCCGTGTCACCTCCCTGTGATACAGGGGTAGATTTGAAGGGCAGACGTATATTGGTTATCGATGATTTGTCTCTGAACCGTCAAATTCTTTTTGAACGGCTTTCCTCGTGGGACATGCGGCCGACTTTGGCGTCTTCCGGCAATGACGCCTTACGCTTGATTGACGAGTGCTCACCTGAAGAGCCTTTTGAAATTATTATCCAGGATTATCAAATGCCCGGCCTTGATGGCTTGGGTCTTGCCAAGAAACTTCGTCAGATTGAAGCACTGAAGAGCGCTCCGCTGATTATCCTGTCGTCCACCGACACCACGTTGGATCTGGTCACGAAAAAGGAACTTGGCATTGACGAAATGGTCTTGAAGCCAATCAGATCAAATCACTTGATGTCGGTTTTGAAAAGAAGCTTACTTCCCCCCAAAGGACCAAAGAGTGATACAGCCCCCCTCCCGCCGAAGGACAATTTGGACCTTTCAAATTTGAGCATTTTGGTGGCCGATGACAACAGAACCAACCAGATCGTTGTAGAAAAGATGCTGAAATCGACTCTGGCATCTGTATCATTTGCTGAAAATGGACGGGTGGCAGTGGACCAATTCGAAAGATTATCACCCAATATCATCCTGATGGATATGTCCATGCCAGACATGGACGGGATTGAGGCCACAAGATCCATTCGAGAGATAGAAAAGAACTTGAGCTTGGAGAGATGCCCCATTGTGGCCTTGACGGCCAACGCGATGCCTGCAGATCAAAAGAAATGTCTACAAGCCGGCATGGATGACTTCCTGAGCAAACCGGTCAGAAAAACGGAAATACTGGAAAAGATTGCAAAATGGCATCGCCAATAGCCAAGTCTCCGGACAGTTTCTTTGCTCCAGCAGATCTTGTTCACATCTGTCACGGTTAGAATTGAATAAAAAGTATGCCGGGAGGCTCGACAATAGGGAAGATGCACTGCCGCAGCTGACCCTCTGCCGCAACCAAACCTGGCCACCTCACACATTGGCCGGATTGATGTCCCACCATTCGGGACGGCGGCGCGGCGACCTGCTGCGATATCCGAATACTCCACACAAAATCGTCTTCAGCCCGGTCAAGCAAGCATCACATCTGTCGTGTTTTGTGAGAGTGTTCGAGGGTCAACATGTCGTGGTCGGTCTCGATGTTCACAAGACGACTTATTCGGTTACGTTGTTGTCAAACATAGGTGGGCCGGTGATGAGTTTCACCTGTCCATCGGGAGAAACCGGGCTGGCACATCAACGTCTTGACCCGGGCTGAACTCTGAGCATGTCGGTTAGGCTTCCGGTCCAACCGGCTGTGCATTGGCCCGAGTGCTTGCGCACACAGGCCGGTCGCTGCAGCCGTGCGGATTCCACATGGACATGCCGCTGTGGCGACGAATGAAAGCTGGGTGCGGTCAAGCGAGAAATCTATTTGCGCATGGCCTCTTGTGGTCTATCGCCCTCCCCACAGTCAAACAAGAAGGGTTTCGGGCCTTGGAGCAGCGGCGCAAGCGGATTTTAGCAGACCGGACAAAGGACCTCTTTAGCCGGTATTTTTCAAAGCTGTGATCGGGCCAAAGACCATCCTGTTCGTCACTCACAAAACCGCAATCAAACTTTGGTGGCTGGCAGCGGACCCACGGCCGACGGAGGTTCGAGCGCCGCCGGAGCAAATGAACTCGGAAACCAATTACAAATGTCGGCAATCGCCCACATAAAAAAGCCCCGCCGCAAGGCGGGGCAGTTTAGTGCCACGTGACAGGCCACAGGCACCGGCGGTGTTCTTGTTTACGAGGTATTTTTGATCAGTTTCGCATTTCTGCGCGAATTTGCTGGCGCAACACGTCGATTGGTACCGTTTTACCATCACGTTTGAAGCACCAGTAGGTCCATCCGTTGCACGAAGGGGCGTTCTCCAGCGCGGCACCAACCTGGTGGATCGATCCCCTCACGTCACCTCCAATCAGCGTGCCATCCGCGCGAACCTTGGCCTTGTGCCGTTGGTTCATCGAGAACAGCTCTTCGCCAGGACGCAACATGCCGCGTTCGACCAATTGCCCAAAGGGAACGCGTGGTTCGGCCCGTTTGGACGTGCTCACCTGCAGCGCGTCTCGGTCAAATTTTCGCACTTTGGAGATCCGTTTTTTTGCAACCTTGCGGTAGCTCTCCTCGCGTTCGATACCAATGAAATCCCGTCCCAGCATCTTGGCGACGGCACCGGTTGTTCCAGTTCCAAAAAAGGGATCCAGAATGACGTCACCAGGATTCGTCGAGCCGACAAGAATCCGGTGCAACAGGCTTTCCGGTTTTTGTGTCGGATGTGCCTTGTCGCCGTTTTCATCTTTCAGGCGCTCATGCCCGGTACAGATCGGCAACACCCAATCCGAACGCATCTGAATTCCTTCGTTCAGGGATTTCAGTGCTTCGTAGTTGAATGTGTATTTGGCCCCTTCTTCTTTGGAGGCCCAGATCATCGTCTCATGCGCATTGGTAAACCGTTTGCCACGGAAATTTGGCATCGGATTTGATTTGCGCCACACGACATCATTGAGAATCCAATAGCCCTGATCCTGCAGGGCAGATCCCACCCGAAAGATGTTGTGATACGATCCGATCACCCAGATCGCGCCATTGGGTTTCAGCAGGCGACGCGCCGCCTTGAGCCATGCGCGGGTGAAATCATCATAGACCTTGAAGCTCGCAAACTGGTCCCAATGGTCGTCAACAGCATCAACCTGGCTGTTATCGGGGCGGTGCAATTGCCCTTTGAGCTGGAGGTTATACGGGGGATCCGCGAAAATCAGATCGACCGAATTCGCGGGCAGACTGTTCATCACTTCGATGCAGTCCCCGTCAAGAATCGTGTTTAATGGGAGCGCAGTTGCGCTCTGGGTCATGGTCTTTGTCATCACTCTGCCTCTAAACCGCGGCGCATTTTTGCGCTCATTTGGTTAATGACAGGATGAGTCAAAGGCGAATCAGGGTCAATTTCTTTTTTGAAACAAATGCTTACGGTTCACTCTTGATACAAGATATTGTGTATGGGCTTGAATGAACGTCTATGATGTGGGGTTACCCCCAGATTTTGCAGTGCCTCACGGTGCTGTTTGGTGGGATAACCAACGTTCTTTTCCCATCCATATCCTGGATACTGTTGCGCCAAATCCACCATCATCCGATCGCGACACATTTTGGCCACAATTGAAGCTGCCGAAATCGACACGCAACGCCCATCTCCGCCGATGACAGTTTCGGCGGGCCGCTCCAATCCCCGCGGCAGCAAATTGCCGTCAATCAACAGGAAATCCGCTGCCGGTTGCAGAGCAGCAACCGCGCGCATCATCGCCACATGCGAAGCTCTCAAGATATTGAGTTCGTCGATTTCTTCGACGCTCGCCTCGCCGATCCCAACCTTGGCGAGAGCAAGGATTTCAGCCTCCAGCGCGATCAGCCGCTTGTGCGACAGTTTTTTGGAATCGTTCAACCCATCCGGTATCGCATCGGGATCCAGAATGACCGCCGCAGCCACGACAGGGCCGGCCAATGGACCCCGCCCGACTTCATCAACCCCCGCGATGTGCAAGAATCCTTGCGCCTGCAAATGGGTTTCCATCTCGAAATTCGGTAAATTCATACCCTTCTGAAAACCAGAAAACACCTGTTCAACACAAGGGAAAAGAGGCAGGCACACCGCCCACCTCTTCCCGCCCCCTTGCAACGTGGGGCCTGCTCGAGCCCGCACTTAGCGGCGGGTGATCCGATATCCGCGTTTCTTCAAGCAACGAGCAACGTAGCCGGTGCGATGCTTGTGCCCCGTATCCACCGTGACACGACAGGCCTGGGGCAATGAACCGACATAACTGTAATTGTTCTTCAGACAACGCAAACCAAGAATCCGCGTTTCCCCAGCCCCGGGAAACGTCCTGACACAATGACGGGGCAAGTCATACCGGGCCACACGCGGCGGCAAATTCCGCGGCCCGCCATGTTTGGGTTTGTATGGGTCGACGTGGACTGGATTTCGGGTGACGACCTCTGCCTTGTCCTTGCGGCGCTTTTCAACTGCAACCCCGATGAGAGCAATCGCGGCCAGCCCCGCCAGAATTTTACCCAGGTCATCACCGGCACGGGCAGGAGCGGCCGTAAACCCGGTCACAGCAACAGATGCAGCAAGCACGATGGCAATATACCGGCGATGCAAAGCAGGGCGGTTGGATTGGGAGGAAGCAAGAGACATCGTTTTTCCTTTCAGGTGTGATCCGTTTTCTGTTCGCCCAGCCCGGTTTTTTGTTTGAACCATCGGCGAACGCGGCATGACCTGAACCTGGTGTTTCTCGGCTCCGACAGGCAATATCGGGGCCTTGTTATCGAATATCAGCTCGCTCAAATCCCTGTTGTTATTGAATAACCGCCCCAACCAGCGCAGGATACCGACATGAAACACATGCTCATGATCTCCGCCCTGGTCGGCCTTTTGGTCGGCCTGTTGCCTGCGCCTTCCTTTGCCGACGCATGCTATGCCGACTACAAGGCGAAACAGGATAATCCGTTGCGGCTCCATTACGGTGTCGCGCAATTGAATGGTTCTTGCGACAAGGGATCCGCCAAATCCGAGATCTCGCCCCGGCTGTCGGCGGCAGGATGGACATTGCTGAATGTTCTCTCCGTCTTTGGCCCCGAAGGATTGCAACAAAGGAAGGCCAATGCCGGAACCTACTATCTCCGTTTCTGAAACACGCAGATCCGGCACCCGTATTGTCGCCTATGGAATGGCCGCGATCGTCGCCATTCTGATTGTGGCTGGAACGGTCCTGTTGGCAACCTTGCCCGATGCCAATGCGTTCAACGCCCGCGTTGAGCGGCTGTTCATTGAAAGCGATCTGACGACCCAGGCCGAAATCAAGCTGCTCGAAATTCTGGCACAATCCGGCACGGCATTTTCAGACACGCTGGTCAGCTATCGGATGGTGATCTTTGTTCTGTTGATATTCGCCACCGCCATGTTGGTTGCGGCCTTGGTGTTTTTGGTAATGTTGGTCACGATGAACCGTCGCATGGCGCAAATCGAACGATCCGGCATCCAAGTCACTGAACTTCTGATCAGCCGTGAAGAAAACACCGTCTATCTGAATTCGATGGGATTCAAGCTGACTGCGGCTGCGATGGAGACATTGTCCGTTCTGGCCGAGGCCCGGCTGGACGACGATGTCCTGTCCGGTGTCGAAATCGAAGCGATGATCTCGGGCCGCGATACTTCGGACTGCGACGAAGCGGCGGGCGCAACTCGCATCAAACGGCTGCGCGATACCCTAGGCAATCAACTGGTCAGTGAACTTCTGGTCAAGAACATCGCCCGTCGCGGTTATGTGCTGGCGATCAACAAGAACGTGATTCAAATGATCTGAGCGGAGCGCGGATTCACTGTGCAACCGCATTGCGGGCCCTGCTCCGCAATGCCATGCCCAACGGGCGGCAGGACATCCAGGATGTCCTGCTGACGGGCGGGAGCCTCGCGGACATTCTTCGCATCACTGTTGGAATTTTGCCCTGTACTCCCCACATGATACAATACCAGGTGCCCACTGCAGGACCCGCGCGCTCATGAACATTCACAACTCATCTTCTCCTTCCCCTGGCTACGGAATTGAAATCCGATCCATGAAGGGGCGCGTGACGATCCGCCACCACGGACAGGTGCTTGCCTCCAGCACCCGAGCCAAAGTGATGTTCGAAACCAGGCTGAAACCGGCGCTCTATTTCCCACCTGACGACATTCAGGCCGACCTGACCAGCCCCACTGCCCTTCAGACCTTTTGCCCGTTCAAAGGCACCGCGGGATACCGCAATATGGTCCTGGCCGACCAGCAGATCGAAAACGCTGTTTGGATGTACGACACCCCCATGCACGAAGCCGAAGACATTCGCGGCTACATCGGTTTTATGCCCGATGCATTCACGGACGTCGATCTGGACGGCAATGATCTCACCACCCCCGATTACGGCAATATCAGTGGTCCGGTCATAGATTGGCTCCTGCGTGACGCGGCCTTCCTGCCAACTCCCGAAGACTTCACCGCCGCCCTGGCTGACAAGCTGGTAGAACACGGCGTATTTCTGTCGCGTCTGTCTGTCATGGCCTGGTCCCTGCACCCCTTGATCGCGGGTAAAAACTTCATTTGGCAGCGCAAGGCCGAAGAAATCACAACCTACGCGCCGTCTTATGAGATCTACGACCACCCCGCCTATATCAACAGCCCATTGCGTCATGTCTCGAATGGGTTGGGCGGCGTACGTCACCGGATCAACAGTGCCTCCGCACCAGAAGCGTTTCCAATCATCGACGACCTGCGCAAGGAAGGGGCAACCGATTATGTTGCCATGCCGTTGCGGTTTTCTGACGGCAGGATCAATGTTCTGACATTGACCAGCGACCACCCCGACGGGTTCTCGACTTCGAATCTGGGGCTGATTTTTGAATGTTCGTCGGTCATCGCCCGCTACTATGAAGTCTTCATGCAGCGCGAAAACGCGCAGGTATTGCTCGAAACTTATGTCGGAAAACGATCAGGCGCGCGTGTATTGGGCGGCGAAATTCGACGGGGCGACGGAGATGACATAGATGCCGCAATCATGTTCTGTGACCTGCGCATGTCGACCCGCCTGGAGGAAGAACTGGGGCGCGTTCCCTATATTCAATTGCTGAACCAATTTTTTGAAACCACATCGACTATTATTCACGATCACGGTGGCGAAGTGCTCAAATTCATTGGCGACGCGGTTCTGGCCGTCTTTCCCGCCGACACCGACCCGGGACAGGCGCGGATCAATGCCCTGACCTCGGCGCGTGAAATCGTCACCCATCTCGACCAGGCGGATCACGGCTCGGGCGGGCGACGGAGCGAATGTGCCATCGGCATTGCCTATGGGTCAGTCACCTACGGCAATGTTGGCTCGCGCGAGCGGCTGGACTTCACCGTTATCGGCAGCGCTGCCAATACAGCTGCCCGGCTAGGTGACTATGGCAAGA
Protein-coding regions in this window:
- a CDS encoding DUF427 domain-containing protein; protein product: MNIHNSSSPSPGYGIEIRSMKGRVTIRHHGQVLASSTRAKVMFETRLKPALYFPPDDIQADLTSPTALQTFCPFKGTAGYRNMVLADQQIENAVWMYDTPMHEAEDIRGYIGFMPDAFTDVDLDGNDLTTPDYGNISGPVIDWLLRDAAFLPTPEDFTAALADKLVEHGVFLSRLSVMAWSLHPLIAGKNFIWQRKAEEITTYAPSYEIYDHPAYINSPLRHVSNGLGGVRHRINSASAPEAFPIIDDLRKEGATDYVAMPLRFSDGRINVLTLTSDHPDGFSTSNLGLIFECSSVIARYYEVFMQRENAQVLLETYVGKRSGARVLGGEIRRGDGDDIDAAIMFCDLRMSTRLEEELGRVPYIQLLNQFFETTSTIIHDHGGEVLKFIGDAVLAVFPADTDPGQARINALTSAREIVTHLDQADHGSGGRRSECAIGIAYGSVTYGNVGSRERLDFTVIGSAANTAARLGDYGKKIDRPIVVSHEFSEICPDAEPLGAINLHNISHPVLGFAIPTSQAA
- a CDS encoding site-specific DNA-methyltransferase; its protein translation is MTKTMTQSATALPLNTILDGDCIEVMNSLPANSVDLIFADPPYNLQLKGQLHRPDNSQVDAVDDHWDQFASFKVYDDFTRAWLKAARRLLKPNGAIWVIGSYHNIFRVGSALQDQGYWILNDVVWRKSNPMPNFRGKRFTNAHETMIWASKEEGAKYTFNYEALKSLNEGIQMRSDWVLPICTGHERLKDENGDKAHPTQKPESLLHRILVGSTNPGDVILDPFFGTGTTGAVAKMLGRDFIGIEREESYRKVAKKRISKVRKFDRDALQVSTSKRAEPRVPFGQLVERGMLRPGEELFSMNQRHKAKVRADGTLIGGDVRGSIHQVGAALENAPSCNGWTYWCFKRDGKTVPIDVLRQQIRAEMRN
- a CDS encoding response regulator, which gives rise to MKRASILVQIVGSLLIAAIGVAVAVGLIERRIETQRLEAQLTSQADLTVSLLSGLMLEAILVEDTPVLETAMQEAVTRNINLVSISLLNTSGKVVASAQSHIERTPESVAEFRRHIELEGMNFGTMIVEWSTRKGEEMIRQNVTQALLTTLVTVATLSLVFLSLTHVLAMRPLHLIHERMSHAIAGAIPPTKTLPWFASHEFQALNMSVGVLEDTFAERDEREHALMLARKTADSANRAKSDFLANMSHEIRTPMNGVIGMAELMLETDLNEDQQMYAETIFKSGSALLAIINDILNFSKIEAGKLKLEKAPFNLQTAIEDVVTLLSPKGAEKGVEITMRYDPTLPIAFLGDVGRIRQILTNIAGNAVKFTLEGYVFIDVSGEQTGEAYDIKINIVDTGIGIHKDMIRQIFGEFEQVESTATRTFEGTGLGLAISTRLTALMGGSISVKSEPNVGSEFTLTLPLIPCAIPVSPPCDTGVDLKGRRILVIDDLSLNRQILFERLSSWDMRPTLASSGNDALRLIDECSPEEPFEIIIQDYQMPGLDGLGLAKKLRQIEALKSAPLIILSSTDTTLDLVTKKELGIDEMVLKPIRSNHLMSVLKRSLLPPKGPKSDTAPLPPKDNLDLSNLSILVADDNRTNQIVVEKMLKSTLASVSFAENGRVAVDQFERLSPNIILMDMSMPDMDGIEATRSIREIEKNLSLERCPIVALTANAMPADQKKCLQAGMDDFLSKPVRKTEILEKIAKWHRQ
- a CDS encoding ribonuclease HII, which gives rise to MNLPNFEMETHLQAQGFLHIAGVDEVGRGPLAGPVVAAAVILDPDAIPDGLNDSKKLSHKRLIALEAEILALAKVGIGEASVEEIDELNILRASHVAMMRAVAALQPAADFLLIDGNLLPRGLERPAETVIGGDGRCVSISAASIVAKMCRDRMMVDLAQQYPGYGWEKNVGYPTKQHREALQNLGVTPHHRRSFKPIHNILYQE